The region GGGGGTGGGTGATCCTGTTCAGGTCCTCCAGGGCCGGAGGGTCTGCGAAGACGAGGCGCCCCAGTCTTTCCCGGTCCAGGTTTCCACTTGGCAGCAGCATCTCCCGGCCAAATCTGTGGACGATCTCTTCGTAGGCCAGAGTACCGGGGCACACTACCTCTCGGGCTACCTCGTCGGCATCGATAATGGCGGCTCCAAGTTCCCGGAGCACCCTGGAGACAAAGGATTTCCCAGAGGCGATACCGCCGGTGAGGCCGATGACTACCATGCTCATCCCTCCGACTCACCTTAATTCTAACCACCCTAGCGTTATCGTCAATGCCCCGGCTTGAAGGAATCCCCAGCAAACCTGGCGAACTTCCCTCGGTACCAGTGCCATGGTTTCACGGGAGGGAAGAGAATGACCCCGAGAATGAGGAAGCACCTGGAGGAACGGGAACAAGCCCAGCAGGCTCTCAGGGAGGGTGGGGGGCTCAAGCGGATACAGAAGCATCACCAGGCGGGGAAGTTCACGGCCTGGGAGAGGGTGCAGATGCTCTTTGATCCCGGTACCTTCGTGGAAACCGGTAAGTTCATGGAGCAAAGGCAAGGAGGGCTGGTCCAGGAGGGCACGGCCATCCCGGGCGAGGGCGTTATTACCGGACATGGCCTCGTGGACGGGCGAATGGCCTACATTTACGCCCAGGACTTCACCGTGATAGGGGGAAGCATCGGGGAGATGCATGCCCTTAAGGCCTGCCGGGCCATGGACTACGCACTGAAGTGCGGGGTGCCCATGGTGGCTCTGAACGACTCGGGCGGCGCCCGCATACAGGAGGGTGTACCCGCCCTGGACGGTGTGGGCCAGACCTTCATGAGGAATACCAGAGCCTCAGGGGTGATACCCCAGATATCGGTGATCATGGGGCCATGCGCGGGTGGCGCCGTCTACTCCCCTGCCCTGACTGACTTCGTGTTTATGGTGGATAGGACTAGCCACATGTTCATAACCGGACCCCAGGTCATCAAGGTGACCACGGGGGAGGAGATCGACTCGGAGGCGCTGGGCGGCGCCGCAACCCATAATGAAAAGAGCGGTGTCGCCCACTTCTTCTGTGACTCGGAGAAGGATGCCCTGGCCAAGGTAAAAACCCTCCTGGGCTACCTTCCCTCCAACAACGCGAGCCCGCCTCCCTGGAGAGACCTGGGGGATGACCCGGCCAGGGCTGAGGAGAGCCTCAGGGATAGCGTGCCCGAGGACCGGGATGAGGACTACGATGTTATCCCGGTCCTTGACGCGGTGCTGGACCGGGGGAGCCTCTTCCAGGTTCACCAGAGGTATGGGCGTAGCGTCATCACAGGATTCGGTCGCCTTGACGGTCACGTGGTTGCAGTGGTCTCAAGCCAGCCTCTGGCGGGTTCCGGGTTCCTGGACAGGGATGCCTGTGACAAGGCCGCCCGCTTCATGCGGTTCGCGGACGCCTTCGGCATACCCCTGGTAACCTTTGTGGATACCCCGGGCTTTCTCCCGTCCCTGGAGGAAGAGAGGGGCGGCCTCGCACGGCATGCCGCCAAGATGTTCTACGCATACGCAGAGGCGACGGTGCCCAAGGTTGGCGTGCTCCTCAGGAAGGCTCATGGCACAGCACCCCTGGCCCTGGCCGGGAAGAGCATGGGAGCGGACGTGGTGCTGGCGTGGCCCACGGCGGAGGTCTCCCTGATTTCCCCGGAGGGCGCCTCGTCCATCCTTTTGCACGAAGACATTGTCTCAGCGCCTGATCCCATCGCGTCAAGACAGGAGGGTGTACAGCGCTACGCCCGGGAGGAAGCATCACCATACAGGGCTGCCGCCCGGGGGCTGGTGGATGACGTGATAGACCCAAAGCATACCAGGTGGCACCTTATCAGCGCCCTCAGGGGCCTGGAGGGAAAGAGGGAGATGAGACCCCCCAAGAAGCACGGGAACCTCCCTGCCTGAACAAAGCGAATAGAGGCCCGGGTTCACTGTTCACCCTCCGGGTGGCTGGGCTCCCGGGTTTTTGCATTCTCCCCTTCCTGAGGAGGCGCGAGACAGGAGGCGAGGGCCGGGTCCTCCCGGCCGGGTACCCCCTGCCGCCCTTCTAGGGCCAGGCGGCTCCGGCGGTACCCGTAGACCACGTACACGATGAGCCCTACCGTGAGCCAGACAAGGAAGCGTACCCAGGTGTGGGCGGGGAGGTTGAGCATCAGGTAGATGGAGGTGGCCCCGGAGAGAATGGGAACCGCGGGGAATAGGGGCACCCTGAAGGGCCGGGGGAGCTCGGGGTGTGTGTAGCGGAGCACTATGACACCCACACTCACCAGGACGAAGGCCCCCAGGGTGCCGATGTTGGCCAGCTCCGCCACCAGGCCTATGGGAAGAAGCCCTCCGATGAGGGCTACCAGGGACGCCGTGAGCAGGATGATGATGTGGGGAGTGCCGTACCTGGGGTGAAGCCTCACGAAACAAGGTGGAAGAAGACCGTCCCGGGACATGGCGAAGAACACCCGGCTCTGTCCAAAGATGTTTACAAGTATGACACTGCTCAACCCTACCAGGGCCCCCACGGAGATGGCGGCGGAGGCCCAGGGAGCCCCCACCTGCAGGAGGGCAAAGCTCAGGGGTGATGCGACGTTCAGGAACCGGTAACTCACAAGACCAGTAAGGGTCAATGCGACCATGACGTATAGAATACTGGAGACTGCCAGTGAACCCAGTATCCCCAGGGGGAGGTCTCGCCCGGGGTTCTTCACCTCCTCTGCGGCGGTGGAGATGGCATCAAAGCCAATGTAGGCAAAGAACACGATGGCGGCCCCGGTGACGACGCCCTGGATGCCGAAGGGGGCAAATGGGACCCACAAGCCTGGGTCGAGCCGGAGGGCCCCCACGAAGAGGAACAGCAGGATAGCCCCGAGTTTCACCAGCACGATCACATTGTTGGCGATGGCGGACTCCCGGGTGCCCAGGATCAGGACACCCGCAACCAGCCCTACCACTACCAGGGCAGGGAGGTTAACAACTCCCCCCATGGCTGGCGGGGCGGTGAGTGCCGCTGGCAGGGTCACCCCGGCGGATTCCAGCAAGTTGACGAGATAGCCTGACCACCCGATGGCCACCGCCGCGGCTGCCACCGTGTACTCCAGTATGAGGTCCCACCCGACTATCCAGGCGGCAAACTCACCCAGAGAGGCGTAGGAGTAGACATAGGCGCTCCCGGCCACTGGTACCATTGCAGCCAGCTCGGCGTAGACCAGGGCGGCCAGCGCCGCGGCGATGCCGGCAAGCAAGAAGGAAATAACAGCGGCGGGTCCTGCGAAACGCGCTGCGGTCACGCCTGTAAGCACGAAGATGCCAGTACCTATTATGGCACCGATGCCCATGGTGGTGAGGTCGAGGGCACCCAGGCGACGTCTCAGGCCCCGGTCCCCGCTGGCTTTCTCTTCCTGGAAGATACGGTCTACAGGCTTCCTCCTGAGGAAGTCATCTGCACGCATGATGATGCTAGTATTGGGCTGCCCCTTATCAACTATTCCCATGCCCCGGGGGTCAATTCCCGTGGAGGTTTCCGGCAGTACCGGGAAGAACTAGAAACGCTGTGGAGGTCTGCCAGTGAGGTTTGTCATCCTGTTACTTCTACTGTCCCTTGCCGGGTGCCAGCGGCATCCCGCTGTTGAGCAGCCCTGGGAACCGCCCCCTGGGGAACAGGTATCTAGACCCATGAGCGCTAGCCTTGAGCCCGGAGACCTGGAGCCAGGGGGGTACACCGTTGTCCTCATCTTTAACGCAGAGGCGCCTGTACGGGTGATCCTGGATCTTCCGGATGCCCCGGAACCCAAGGTGTTCTTGCACGGCTCAAGGGGCATAGCCCTGGTTCCCGCGGGCTCCAGCACCGAGCCCGGCGACTACAAGGTGAGGGTGGTCTCCGGCTCCGGCA is a window of Bacillota bacterium DNA encoding:
- a CDS encoding acyl-CoA carboxylase subunit beta; the encoded protein is MTPRMRKHLEEREQAQQALREGGGLKRIQKHHQAGKFTAWERVQMLFDPGTFVETGKFMEQRQGGLVQEGTAIPGEGVITGHGLVDGRMAYIYAQDFTVIGGSIGEMHALKACRAMDYALKCGVPMVALNDSGGARIQEGVPALDGVGQTFMRNTRASGVIPQISVIMGPCAGGAVYSPALTDFVFMVDRTSHMFITGPQVIKVTTGEEIDSEALGGAATHNEKSGVAHFFCDSEKDALAKVKTLLGYLPSNNASPPPWRDLGDDPARAEESLRDSVPEDRDEDYDVIPVLDAVLDRGSLFQVHQRYGRSVITGFGRLDGHVVAVVSSQPLAGSGFLDRDACDKAARFMRFADAFGIPLVTFVDTPGFLPSLEEERGGLARHAAKMFYAYAEATVPKVGVLLRKAHGTAPLALAGKSMGADVVLAWPTAEVSLISPEGASSILLHEDIVSAPDPIASRQEGVQRYAREEASPYRAAARGLVDDVIDPKHTRWHLISALRGLEGKREMRPPKKHGNLPA
- a CDS encoding amino acid permease — encoded protein: MGIVDKGQPNTSIIMRADDFLRRKPVDRIFQEEKASGDRGLRRRLGALDLTTMGIGAIIGTGIFVLTGVTAARFAGPAAVISFLLAGIAAALAALVYAELAAMVPVAGSAYVYSYASLGEFAAWIVGWDLILEYTVAAAAVAIGWSGYLVNLLESAGVTLPAALTAPPAMGGVVNLPALVVVGLVAGVLILGTRESAIANNVIVLVKLGAILLFLFVGALRLDPGLWVPFAPFGIQGVVTGAAIVFFAYIGFDAISTAAEEVKNPGRDLPLGILGSLAVSSILYVMVALTLTGLVSYRFLNVASPLSFALLQVGAPWASAAISVGALVGLSSVILVNIFGQSRVFFAMSRDGLLPPCFVRLHPRYGTPHIIILLTASLVALIGGLLPIGLVAELANIGTLGAFVLVSVGVIVLRYTHPELPRPFRVPLFPAVPILSGATSIYLMLNLPAHTWVRFLVWLTVGLIVYVVYGYRRSRLALEGRQGVPGREDPALASCLAPPQEGENAKTREPSHPEGEQ